A section of the Salmo salar chromosome ssa05, Ssal_v3.1, whole genome shotgun sequence genome encodes:
- the LOC106604891 gene encoding uncharacterized protein yields the protein MTSPVCQMVPMKTMTGTGLYSLACLLMISSVRSTCVPLECLRCDIIPSPEVSGNHKADEAICEHLCSNTTQCLNTTDVENCIKDFEVFLNTSYGFEVEEGDDLTMECAHDLPVRDHDLLVFVWLKDGLPLKGENNSTVTLERIGIDTPAEGKYTCTIQSPCGNFTSDPEELEFKDLTAVIIVICGVSAVVLVLALGMGIKLMLQKDFAKTKTRMQQNTQNLQNTANTTE from the exons ATGACGTCTCCTGTCTGTCAGATGGTACCTATGAAAACGATGACAGGGACAGGCCTCTATTCACTCGCTTGCCTTCTCATGATAA gTAGTGTCCGTTCTACCTGTGTTCCTTTGGAGTGTCTGAGGTGTGACATAATCCCCTCACCTGAAGTGTCTGGGAATCACAAAGCAGATGAGG CCATCTGTGAACACCTGTGCTCTAACACCACCCAATGTCTCAATACCACTG ATGTAGAGAATTGCATAAAAG ATTTTGAAGTGTTTCTGAACACCAGTTATGGGTTTGAAGTGGAGGAGGGTGATGACCTCACAATGGAGTGTGCCCACGACCTACCGGTGAGAGATCATGACCTGCTGGTGTTTGTCTGGCTGAAGGATGGGCTTCCCCTGAAGGGCGAGAACAATAGCACGGTCACCTTGGAGAGGATAGGAATAGATACCCCTGCTGAGGGGAAATACACCTGCACCATCCAGAGTCCCTGTGGCAACTTCACCTCAGATCCAGAAGAACTTGAATTTAAAG acCTGACAGCGGTGATCATTGTGATCTGTGGTGTGTCTGCGGTGGTGCTGGTCCTGGCCCTGGGCATGGGCATCAAGCTCATGCTGCAGAAGGACTTTG CGAAGACCAAGACCAGGATGCAGCAGAATACTCAGAACCTACAGAACACCGCCAACACAACAGAGTAG